A stretch of the Uranotaenia lowii strain MFRU-FL chromosome 3, ASM2978415v1, whole genome shotgun sequence genome encodes the following:
- the LOC129755916 gene encoding glutamate receptor 3-like — protein sequence MNVTTNTFQPIGDLLLVSLLNNLTLIHFAHYYAVCVIRSWSDEIYLNKTMPMLTLSVDEENFEESYQYAVDLGCQGFIVSETAFTPFLDLFIAVHDQSDQRSSAKRLITVMNTSSLDALNQFKDHRAIIELPELLFICPEEQVGKFAYHTTKIFNNGSRSAYNVAIEPIWPPDYFPDKFVNMNGFPIKLCSLMYPPYVYYAETTPELANARYDPAFKQDDVPLFLDGTEPTLILEFCSRYNCTVEASFDEAHFWGNVYDNGTGNGLLGAVVERRADMAVAAIYYWRKPYEFSTYTQPISRSGITVLVPKPRMLAPWRTPFLSFAGSLWIAVFVAFCAGTIAVWLIEKGRFTILQPANESPITISDAMLTMIGFYMEQSARMRTDMISCTFLTISLLFAGFMVGNSYGGGLAGVMTLPQYEKPIDTTYDLAASGTLYAGEALSWIFSILYAPQPHMKILVKNYRVEDMDHLIAHSKSHDLGYIGERTEACHFVPASFVDNEASTMLQLLKDDLYWESVVAIVTKTCPFRQAFNDFIMQVKQSGVQMFWEIRSANRYLHTIVQQNIWNARASAGDDEVVKLTISHFLGAYLILSIGCSLASISFMVEYFHSKIAKYFNRITSLFKPEPRSIESDTTIELQDMDELDYEEKIDKN from the exons ATGAACGTTACAACTAATACATTTCAACCTATCGGCGACCTATTGTTGGTTTCATTGTTGAACAATCTTACCTTGATTCACTTTGCTCATTATTATGCCGTATGTGTAATCAGGTCCTGGTCggatgaaatttatttgaacaaaacaaTGCCAATGCTGACGCTTTCGGTCGATGAAGAAAATTTCGAGGAATCCTATCAGTATGCAGTAGATCTGGGCTGTCAGGGCTTTATAGTGTCGGAAACTGCCTTTACGCCGTTCTTGGATCTGTTCATAGCTGTACATGATCAATCCGATCAACGGTCGTCTGCAAAAAGATTGATCACAGTAATGAATACATCCAGCTTGGATGCACTGAATCAATTTAAAGATCATCGAGCCATCATAGAGCTACCGGAGCTGCTATTCATATGCCCAGAAGAACAAGTTGGAAAATTTGCATACCATACAacgaaaatattcaataatGGAAGCCGAAGTGCCTACAACGTTGCCATTGAACCAATTTGGCCACCGGACTACTTTCCGGACAAGTTTGTTAATATGAACGGTTTCCCAATCAAGCTGTGCAGCCTGATGTACCCGCCCTATGTTTATTATGCGGAAACAACTCCCGAGTTGGCCAACGCAAGATACGATCCTGCCTTCAAACAGGATGATGTTCCACTGTTTTTGGATGGCACAGAACCTACACTGATCTTGGAATTTTGTAGCAGGTACAATTGCACCGTAGAGGCTTCGTTTG ATGAAGCACATTTCTGGGGAAACGTGTATGATAACGGTACTGGAAATGGACTTCTTGGAGCTGTTGTCGAACGAAGAGCAGACATGGCGGTGGCTGCTATATACTACTG GAGAAAACCGTACGAGTTCTCCACCTACACGCAGCCAATAAGTCGATCTGGCATCACTGTTCTGGTCCCAAAGCCACGAATGTTAGCGCCCTGGAGGACACCTTTCCTATCGTTTGCTGGATCGCTGTGGATCGCCGTGTTTGTCGCCTTCTGTGCCGGCACCATTGCCGTATGGTTGATCGAAAAAGGACGCTTCACAATCTTGCAGCCAGCGAACGAATCGCCTATCACCATTAGTGATGCAATGCTGACCATGATTGGGTTCTACATGGAACAATCCGCTCGGATGCGTACGGATATGATATCTTGCACTTTTCTAACAATTTCACTGTTGTTTGCTGGATTTATGGTTGGTAACAGTTATGGTGGTGGATTGGCCGGAGTCATGACTCTACCACAGTACGAAAAGCCAATTGATACTACGTATGATCTGGCCGCCAGTGGAACTTTGTACGCTGGTGAAGCTCTCTCGTggattttttctattctttatGCTCCTCAG CCTCACATGAAAATTCTAGTCAAAAACTACCGTGTCGAGGATATGGATCATCTTATTGCACATTCTAAATCGCATGACCTCGGATATATCGGAGAACGAACGGAAGCCTGCCATTTTGTACCGGCATCTTTTGTAGACAACGAGGCTTCAACAATGCTTCAACTGCTGAAAGACGATCTGTACTGGGAGAGTGTCGTAGCGATCGTTACTAAAACTTGTCCTTTCCGCCAGGCTTTCAACGATTTTATTATGCAAGTGAAGCAGTCCGGAGTACAGATGTTTTGGGAAATAAGG tcAGCCAATCGTTACCTTCATACCATTGTGCAGCAAAACATCTGGAATGCTCGAGCGAGTGCCGGAGATGATGAAGTTGTGAAACTAACAATTTCCCATTTCCTGGGAGCATATTTGATTTTGAGCATCGGATGCAGCTTGGCAAGCATTTCTTTCATGGTggaatattttcattcaaaaattgctAAATATTTCAATCGCATAACGTCTCTGTTCAAACCGGAACCCAGATCAATCGAAAGCGACACGACCATCGAATTACAGGACATGGATGAGCTCgattatgaagaaaaaatagacaagaactaa